The segment ATCGCGCTGGTGTTCGCGCTGTCCCGGTTCGTGGAACTGAGTAGCACAGCGCCGCTGCTGGCAGTGATGCTCGGACTGGCGGTCGGCATCGACTACACCCTGTTCGTCCTGGCTCGCCACCGCCAACAACTTCTCACCGGCATGGATCCCGAGGAGTCGACCGGCCGCGCGATCGCCACGGCCGGCAGCGCGGTGGTGTTCGCGGGGACGACCGTCGTCATCGCCCTTCTCGGCCTGACGGTGGCGGGGATCCCCTTCCTGTCCGTGATGGGTGTCGCGGCGGCGATCACCGTGGCGTTCTCGGTCCTGGTGGCCACGTCCTTCCTTCCTGCCGTGCTCGGGATCGTCGGCCGCCACTTCGACGCCCTGCCCGTCCCCTGGTTGAGCGGTCGAGCCAGGCGTGCCCTTGACTCCGACCGGTCGGCGGGGAGCCGGTGGGCGCGCCTGGTCACCCGACGACCGTGGATCTTCGTCGTACTGGTCCTCGCGGTCGTCGCGGTCACCATCGTTCCGGTCAAGGATCTGCGGCTCGGGCTGCCCACCGACGCCTCGAGCGCCCCGGACAGCACGCAGCACCGCGCCTACGACCTGATCTCGGAGAAGTTCGGCGCTGGTTACACCACGTCGCTCATCGTGACGGTCGAGTACGACGACCCCGCCGCCCCCGCGGAGGTACGCGAAGACATCGCGGACATGTCCGGTGTCGAGGAGACCCAGCCTCCGGAGACCAACGACGCCAACGACACCGCGCTGATCGTGGTGATCCCCGAACACGGTGCGGAGTCCGTGGCGACCGAGGACCTGATCCACGAGATCCGGGACCAGCGCGACGCTTGGGAACGCGACACTGGCGCCACCATCTCCGTCACCGGCGCCACGGCCACGAGCATCGACACCTCAGAACGGCTCGCCGAGGTGATGCCGCTCTACCTCGCGGTCGTCGTCGGACTCGCGTTCCTGTTGCTGATGGTCGTGTTCCGGTCCCTGTTGGTACCGCTGAAGGCCGCGCTGGGGTTCGTGCTGAGCATGGGGTCGGCGCTCGGAGCGACGGTGGTCGTGTTCCAGTGGGGCGACGGGGCCGGTTTGCTCGGTGTCACCCCGGCCGAGACGCTGCTGGCGTTCCTGCCCATCGTGCTGATCGGGACCCTGTTCGGGCTCGCCATGGACTACGAGGTCTTTCTGGTGAGTCGGATGCGTGAGGACTACGTGCACGGTGGGAGCGCACCGCACGCCATCGTCAGCGGCTTCCGGTCCGGGGCGCGCGTGGTGACGGCGGCGGCTCTCATCATGACCTCCGTGTTCGCGTCCTTCGTGTTCAGTGACAACACCACGATCCAGCCCGTCGCGTTCGCCCTCGCCGTCGGGGTGCTCGTTGACGCGTTCCTCATTCGGATGACGCTGGTACCCGCGCTGATGCGGCTCTTCGGCACCGCGGCCTGGTGGCTGCCTTCATGGCTGGACCGGATCCTGCCCAACGTCGACATCGAAGGAGCACGTCTGCACCCCGACCGGCAGGACGGCCCCGGTTGACCGGATGGTCGGCGTTGGCCACGATTGGGCCGGAAAGGAGCGTGTATGCCGACACTCGAGCATTTCTTCTACGCCGATCAGCCGGTCACCTTCACGACCGTGCTCCGAGGCTACGACCAGAGACAGGTCACCGAGTTCCTGGACCGCGTCCGGCTGACCCGTGGCGCGCCACCCCCCGTGGCCGTCGCCGAACTGCGCCAGCAGAGCTTCGACGTCGTCCTGCGAGGGTTCGACCGACGCGAGGTCGACACCTACGTCTCGGACTTCGCCGACTACCTCACGGCGCTCGAGTCGCCCTAGCCCCCAGACGGTCCAGCGCCGAGCCCCCGCGCTGGCCGCAACAGGTCCCCCGCCCGCGTCCCGGCGGCTTCACCTCACGCGATCAGCCACTCCGCACCAGACCACCGTCTGCCCGAGGAGAACGTCCTCGGCCCCGCGGAACATGTGATCGACGCGGCGAACACGATCGCCGATCCCCGTGAGAGCACTGGCGGAACGAGCGCGGACGCCGACCGCGGACTGATCATTCCCAGCGCACCCTCCCCCAGGCCACGTCCCTGACCCACGCTCCGCAAACGCGGCCAACGTGGGGTTTCGTCACGCGCACACCACCCCACCCACCCTGACGTCGGGTTATCTCCACCCAACCGGAAACATCAACCGGTTGACCAATTTGCCGATTGTGACCTATGCTCGCCCGCCAGTGAGCCCAGTCACGCGAGCAGTGGAGGTGGACCGCGCATGGTGATCGAAGAACGCATCTACAACCTGGACCCAGGGGTTCCCACTCAGGACTTCCTGAAGGTCTACGCCGAGAAGGGCCTACCGAGCCAACGCCGCATCCTGGGCGGGTTCCTCGGGTACTTCACGACGGAGTTCGGTGTACAGAACCAGGTGACCCACATGTGGGCCTTCACCGACCTCGAGGAGCGACGCCGCCGCCGCGCCGCGCTGGCCGCGGACCCCGACTGGCAGGAGTGCGTCGCCATCGTTCGGCCGATGATCATCGCCTGGGAGAACAAGATCATGTACCCGACGGACTTCTCCCCCATTCGGAACCTCCCGGTGACCTGCGACGACCCGTACACGGCCTTCGACTTCTCCCCCGACGCCCAGTAGAAACCCGACCCGGTAGGCAGTCACCGTCACCCCACGCTCACCCGGGCGTTGGCCGCACGGTGCCGAGAGGACCAGAGGACCAATCGTGAACCTGTACTCGTTGCTGCAGTCGCGCACCGCCGCCGAGGGACCCGTGCGGGTCGGCGTCATCGGTGCCGGCAAGTTCGCCTCGATGTTCCTGACCCAGGCGCTGAACATGCCGGAGCTGCATGTCGTCGGCGTCGCGGATCTGGACGTTGACAAGGCGCGAGCCGCCCTCGACCGGACGGGGTGGCGTGCGGACCGCTACGCGGCACGTGACTGCGACGACGCCGCCCGCGCGGGAACCACGGTCGTCACCGACGACGCGATGGCCGTGATCACCCACCCGTCCGTCGAGGTCATCCTGGAGATCACCGGGAACCCCTACGCCGGGGTCGACCACGCGGTGGCCAGCATCGACAACGGCAAGCACGTGGTGATGGTCAACGTCGAGGCCGACTGTCTGGTCGGGCCCCTGCTCCTGCGGCGCGCCCAGCAGGCCGGAGTCGTCTACACCATGGCCTACGGCGACCAGCCATCCCTCATCGCCGAACAGGTCGACTGGTGCCGCACCGTCGGATACGAGGTCGTCGCCGCCGGCAAGGGAACCAAGTACCTGCCCGAGTACCAGTACTCCACACCCGACACCGTGTGGGACTACTACGGCTTCTCACCGGAGAAGGTCGCCACCGGGGACTTCAACCCGCAGATGTTCAACTCGTTCCTGGACGGCACCAAGTCCGCCATCGAGATGGCGGCCGTGGCGAACGCGACCGGGCTGGTCCCGCAGGACCGCGGGCTCGCGTTCCCGCCGGCCTCCGTCCTCGACCTGCCCACCGTGTTCCGCCCCAAGGATCGCGGCGGGCTCCTCGACCACTCCGGGACGGTGGAGGTCGCCTCGAGTCTCAACCGGGACGGGTCGGAGATCGAGCGCGACCTGCGCTGGGGCGTCTACGTCTCCTTCCGCGCCCGGACCCAGTACGCGGCCGACTGCTTCGCCGAGTACGGGGTGCCCACGGACTCCACCGGTGAGTACGGCTCCCTGTACCGCCCATATCACATGATCGGAATGGAGCTCGGGGTGAGCGTTACCTCGGCCGTGCTCCGCGGCGAGGCGACGGGCCAGCCCAACGACTTCGTCGGTGACGTCATGACGACGGCGAAGCGGGACCTCACTCCGGGCGAGCGGCTCGACGGCGAGGGCGGATACCGGGTGTACGGAACACTCGCGCCCGCGGCTCGCTCCCGTGAGGTCGGTGCCCTGCCGATCGGGCTGGCCCACGGAGTCACCCTCGTCCGTCCCGTTCCCAAGGGTGGCACCGTCACCTGGCAGGACGTCGAGATCGACACCTCCCGGTCCGCGGTGCGACTGCGCCGTGAACTGGAGTCCCAGCTCTGAGCCACACGTGTTCTCGAGTCGTTCGAGAACCCCGACTCCCAGGCCCGGGCCCGACGGATCCCTGCGTCCTCGCAGCGGGCCAGTGACGTTCGTCAGCCCCAGACCAACCCGTACGGCCTCGCATCGGGGCCGTACCGGGCCGGGTCCCACGCACCCGCCGGGCCAGGGCTCGGCGAACGGGCCGAAACCCACGCGGAGTCATCCCTGTCCCACTTTCCCGGTGACACCGGACCCCGCGACACAGCGCTCCGCATGTCACAGGAAGGCAGCGTCATGTCCCAATCCTCACCGCGCGCCGCGGGTCGTCCGCTCGCGGCGGTCGGCAGCATGGTGGCCCGGATCCCGGGCGGCCTAATGATCATCCCGCTCTTCCTCGCGGCGTTCATCAACACGTTCTTCCCCCAGATCCTCGACATCGGTGGCTTCACCACGGGGTTGTTCCGGGACGGCATCAGCGCGCTGCTGGGTCTGTTCTTCGTCTGCATGGGCGCCCAACTGCGGATCCGGACCACCGGGCCCACCCTGGAGAAGGGACTCGCCCTGCTGGTCGGCAAGGCCGCGGCCGGCGCCGCGGTCGGCCTCGCCGTGGCGTTCCTCATGCCGAGTGGGACCCTGTTCGGCCTGGTCCCCCTGGCCATCGTCGCCGCGATGACCAACTCCAACTCCGCGCTGTACGTGGCGCTGACCAAGCAGTTCGGCAACACCACCGACCGCGGCGCGGTGTCCGTGATCGCCGTCAACGACGGCCCGTTCATCACCATGGTGATCCTGGGAGTCGCGGGGCTCGCGTCGTTCCCGGTGGAGATGATCGTCGCGGTGATCATTCCGCTGCTGGTCGGTTTCATCATCGGCAACGTCAGCGACACCGCCCGCGACTTCCTGAAGTCCGGCGAGACACTGTTGATCCCGTTCATGGCGTTCGCGGTCGGCCAGGGCATCGACTTCGCCACGCTGGGCCAGGCCGGGATCCCCGGCATCGGCCTCGGGGTGATGACCGTGGTCCTCTCCGGCGGAGCCGCGATGCTCCTGGTGTGGCTCACCCATGTCATCCGGCGCCGGCCACGGGAACAGCGCAACCTGATCTCCGGCCCCAGTGAGGCCACGACCGCGGGCAACGCGGTCGCGACACCGGCCGCCATCGCCCTGGCCGACCCGGCCTACCGCGGCGTCGAGGCACTGGCCACCGCCCAGATCGCCGCCGCCACCATTACCACCGCCCTCATCGTGCCCTTCGTCGTGGCCTACGTGGCCCGATGGCAGAAGGCACGCGGTGTGTCGGTCGAAGCCGAGGAGCGGGCCGCCGCAGGTGAACCCGCGAACGACCGGACACCGGAACCGCACACAGAGAAGACCTCGGCCGTCGAAAGGGAGGAACAATGAACGAGGAACTGCGTCGCAAGCTCAAGGGGGAGGAGACCGCGTTCGGTCTCTGGGTGACGTCGGAGGCGCCCGCCGTCACCGAGGTCGCGGCCATTCTGGGCCTCGACTGGATCTGCATCGACATGGAGCACGGCTACCTGGACTACCGCGCCATCGCCGGCCACCTGACCGCGGCCCGGGGCACGGACATGTCCGTGATCGTTCGGCCTCCGTCACACGACCTGGAGCCGACCAAGCGCGCCCTGGACCTTGGGGCCCACGGGATCATCCTCCCCCTCGTGGAGAACGCCGACGAACTCCGCGCGGCGCACGACAACGTGTTCTACCCGCCGAAGGGTCGGCGGGGAATCGGTGGTGAGCGCAGTGTGACCTGGGGACTCGCCCTGGAGGAGTACGTCAAGACCGCGAACGACGACATCATGCTCATCCCGATGATCGAAACCCGGCAGGCCGCGGAGAACTTCGACGACATCCTCGCCGTGGAGGGAACCGAGACCATCTTCCTCGGCCCGGGCGACATGTCGGCGAGCTACGGTTACGTGGGCCAATGGGAGGGTCCGGGTATCGCGGAACTGAACCTGAACCTGCTGGCGCGCGCCCGGGAGGCCGGCGTGTCCACCGGTATCGTCGCTCGCCACACCGACGAAGCGATCCAGCGACGTGACCAGGGATTCGGCATGGTCTCGCTCGGTTCTGACATCGGCCTGATGATCCGTCAGATCCGGTCGATGGCCGAGGCCCTGGGCAAGTCCCCGGTCGGGCACCGCTGGTTCTGACCCTGGCCGGGGCCATCGCCTCCGATGTCCCAGCGCGATGCCACACCCGTTCCGGACGCTCGTCCGGAACGGGTGTGGCATCGTATTACCAGCGAACGTGACAAGGCCGGGCACGTCCGGCACGCGAGCAGAACAGTGGAAGGATCGACGCCGTGACGGCTGACAGATCGTCGACCGAGACCGGGTCCGAAGGGCTGCTCAAGCTGCAACCGTACCCCCGTGCCAGTGCGGTCTCCGAAATCGTGAGCCAACTCGTCTCGCGCATCCTCGCGGGGGACATCCCTCCCGGAGGCAAACTCCCCCCCGAGCGGCGACTGGCCGAGAACCTCGGGGTCGGACGTTCCGCCATCCGCGAGGCGCTCAAGGCTCTCGACCTCCTGGGCCTCATCGAGATCCGTCAGGGCGACGGGACCTACCTGTCCCAGGGCACCTCCAGCCTTCTCCCGCAGGTCGTGGAGTGGGGCATGCTGCTTGGCACTCCCCAGACCCTCGATCTCATCGAGACGCGTTCCCACCTGGAGGTCATCCTCGCCCGGCTCGCCGCCGAACGCATCACCGACGACGAGGCCTCGGCGCTGCGCACCTGTCTGACGCGGATGGGCTTCGCCGAGTCCGCGGCCGACTTCGCCCGCGCCGACACCGAGTTCCACCTCACCATCGCCGCCGCGGCGCGTAACCAGGTACTTTCCGACATCCTGTCCAGCATCAAGTCACTGCTGCACGTCTGGGTGCTGCGCGTCATCCGCCAGACCGGCGAGCGCGAGTCGGTCATCGAGCAGCACCAGGCGATCCTGGACGCCGTCGTCTCCCGCTCTCCCGACGGTGCCGCCGCCGCCATGGACCAACACATGCGGACCGTCACCGCGCGCCTACGTCAGTCGATCGACGAGGAGGGTGGGGCCCCCTCCTCGTCGACCTGACCCCGTCAGTTCACGAGCGTGGTCTCGAAGGAGTAGAGGTCGGGACGGTAGGCGTGCCGGCCGAACGCGACGGCCGTGCCCACACTGTTGAACGCCGTGCGCTGCGCGGTGAGCACCGGACCGTGGGTGTCGACCTCCAACAAGCCGCTCTCCTCCTTGGTCGCCGCCCGGGCGCCGATCCGCTGCCGGGCGACCTGGATCGTCACTCCCCTGGCCCGCAGCACCTGGTAGAGGCCGCGCGTCTCCAGTTCCGCGGGCGTCGGCGCGTCGACCGTCGACGGCAGGAAGTGCTCCAGCACGGCCAGAGGGACGTCCCCGGCCGAGCGCAGACGACGGATCCGCAGCACGGCACCCCTGGTCCCCAGCGTCGCGGCGACCTCCTCGCTGGGTGTGGTGATCTCGTGCGTGAGAACGGTGGTGCGCGGATCCCGCCCGGACGTCGCAAGGTCCTCGTACAGGCTGGTCAGCGCGACCTTCCGGGGAGTGAGCTGACCGGCCACCACCTGTGTGCCGATCCCCCGGCGGCGCACCAGGAGCCCCTTGTCCACGAGATCCTGGATGGCGCGACGCACCGTGGGCCGGGAGAACCCGAGCCGCTGGCACAGCGAGAGCTCGTTCTCCAACCGTGCCCCCGGCGGCAGCGTCCGGTCGTGGATCGCCTGCTCCAGCCGGCTGGCGATCTGGACGTACAGCGGCACGGGACTCGACCGGTCCACATCCGCGAACAGCGACATCGGAAGCGGGTGCTCCGCCTGCGGCATGTGGCGCACATCCTTTGCGGGCGATGACGATATTTATGTCCGGACATTGTATGGAGATCCGGGCATTGCCTGGAGGCATTCTCGACGAATTGGGCCCTCGTCAGCGGTGCGCCACACTAGTCATCCGAGTTGGGGCGAGCGCACCAGCCGCCCGATCTCGGACGACTGGTGCGCGAGTGTTGGTGCGCGGGGTGGGGGCGGACCTCCCCGCTTCGGTTACCGGGGAACGATGTAGGAGAAGGTGTCGACGATCTCGTGGTCGTCGTTGTAGTAGGTGATGGTGTCACCTCGGGTGTTGTTCAGCATCCCGGTGTCATAGCCGTTGTAGTAGGCGTCCGGTCGGTTGGTTCCGGGCCCGACGTAGACGCGGAAGAGGCTCCCGGCCTCGATGGTGCTGTCGTCACCCATGAAGAGCACGGTGTTCCCCGCCTGGTCGCGGAGGTAGTGTCCACTGATGTCGACCGGCTCGTCGGTGGTGTTGCGCAGGGTGACGTGCTCGCCGTTCTCGGGTTGGACGTCGTCGCCGGGCGGGTTCTCCAACACGTGGTCCACGAGGACGTCGTTGGGGTGCGGATCGTGTTGGGGCTTGTCGCGGGCCTGGAGCGCGGTCTCGGGCTGGTTGGTCAGGATCCAGGTGTAGCCCTGGTCGACGGCCATCCGGACCTGTTCCGGACTGTCGACCGGGTCAGCGTAGACCTGGAGACCGTGGTCGGTGGCGCGTTGGATGTCCGACGCCCGGGTGGCGCGAGGGTCGGCGAACACCCCCATCGTCCACTCGGAGAGCTCGGCCAGTTCCTCGTCCTCGAGCATGGGACCGCCGGTGAGGTACACCAGCGGAACGTCGGGAAGGACGTCCGCGAACTCGCGCAGCGCGTCCTGACCCCGTGAGTGCACCATGATCTCGTAGGCGCCGGTCCTGGTCCGGTCGTCGTCGGTGAGGTCGTACTCCTCCAGCAGGTTCGCCAACTCCGTCGCCACGCCGGGGCTGTTCTCTGGAGCCTTCAGCTCCAGCGTGATACCGACCTCGCCGTCGTTGAGCTCGAGCAGCTCCTCGACCGTGAGGATCCGCTCACCGGCGAACCGGTCGTCGAACCAGGACCCGGCGTCGAGCGACTTGATCTCCTCCAGGGTGAGGTCACCGACGTTCCAGGGATCCCGGTCCGGGAACTCCTCCTTCACGTTGGTGTTGCGGGTCAGACTGTCGTCGTGGACCAGGACCAACTCGCCGTCGGCGGTGAGCTGGACGTCGCCCTCGAGAACGTCCGCGCCCTCCTCAATGGCGGACGTGTAGGCCGGCTCGGTCTGCTCCGGAGCGACCCGCGGTGATCCGCGGTGTGCCACGATCCATGGGCCGGACCGTGGGCCGCCGCCGGGGTGGGACGCCGTGGAGGACTCCTCAGGCTCGTCCGGCCCCTCGTTGTTCATGGGGACCGCGAAAGCGAGGGTGGCGGCGGCGACCGCGACGTTGGACAGGATCACGTTTCTGAGTGCCATATTCACCTTTCATCGTGGTGACGACATGGTCGGTTCTGGATCTCTCGGTGCGGACGGGACCGTGTGGGCCCGACCATCGCGGCTCTCCCCCGATGTCGTGGCTCGACGAACGACGATGGGCTGGTCTGTGCACGTTGACCCGTTGTGGAGACTCCTTCCTGACGACGGGTGGACCGACGGCGGAACTCCCGGTGTCAGTCGGTGATCAGGCCCGCCTCGCGGTGCCACTCGACGATCCGGGGTCCGAGGGAGCGGGCCAGGGCCAGGTTGGTCGCGATGATCATCGCGGGGCTGGCGGCTTCACCGTCAAGCCCCAGGACCTTCGCTCCTGCCTCCTGCGCCACGAGGGTTCCCGCGGCGATGTCCCAGGCGTTGAGGCCACGCTCGTAGAACATGTCGAGGCGTCCGGCACCCACCGCGCACAGGTCGAGGGCCGCCGACCCCACCCGGCGCAGGTCCCGAACCACACCGACGAGGTTGCGGATGACCTCGGCCTGGCGCATGCGTTCCTCGGGGAAGTAGCCGAAACCGGTGGCGACCAGGGCGAGGGACGGGTTGTCGTTCGTCCCCACGCTGAGCGGACGTCCGTCGAGTTCCGCGCCGCGGCCTCGGGCCGCCGAGTACACCTCCCCCGAGTCGATGTTGACGACGCTCGCCGCCAGCGCCCGCCACGTGGTCGGTTCGGGCTCTCCCTCGACCACGGCGACACTCACGGAACAGGGTGACTGACCGTACAGATAGTTGACGGTCCCGTCGATGGGATCGACCAACCAGTGCAGTCCGCTGGTGCCGGTGACCGCCGGAGACTCCTCGCCACAGAACCCGTCGTCGGGTCGGGCCGCGGTGACCTCCGACCTGATCAGCTCCTCCACCTCGCGGTCGGCCTGCGTGACGATGTCCTCGGGGGACTTCTTGCTCGCGGCGACGGTCACGCCACGCCGCCGGAGTTCGGCGGCGCGGTTCGCTCCCGCGACCGCCACCTCCACAGCGATCTTCCTCAGCTCGTCGACATCCGTCATCGTCATTGCGTCCGCCTCTCAGACGAGGAAGTCCTCGTCCTTGCCCAACACCTTGAAGAGGATCACGATGGGCACGAGGCTCACCGCGATCAGCACCGTCCCCACCACCGACGCGTTGCCGAAGTTGCCCGCGATCACCTCACGGAAGACCTCCACCGACATGGTCTGGGTGCTGCTTCCGTAGAGGATGATCGTGGCGTTGAACTCCCGTGCGATGGTGGCCCACGTGATCAGCGCTCCGGAGACGACCGCGGGCATCATCATGGGGAACGTGATGCGCCAGAACGTCTGCCCCGGCGGAACACCGAGGTTGACCGACGCCTCCTCCGTCTGTCGGCCGATCTGGCTCAGCATCCCGGTGACCGAGCGGATCGAGTACGGGAGGCGCCGGATGAAGTAGGCCAACACGAGGATGGTCATGGTGCCCGCGAGGAAGTACGGCGAGCCACCGAAGGTCAGACTGAAGGCGAGCCCCAGGACCACGCCGGCGACCGCGTACGGAATCATCGAGAACACGTCGATGACGGGGCCGAGGCGGTTGGTGCGTCGGGCGATGACGTATCCGATGAGACAGCCCGCGAACACACACACCACGGTCGCCACCGTCGTGAACAGCAGGGTGTTCGTCAGGGACGACAGCAGACGCGGCGCGTTGAGGTACCCGTCGAGCGTGAACTCAGGCGTGATCACCGACTTCTCGGTCCGGAGGAACGACGTGACGATGACCGTGAGGATCGGTAGGCAGGCGAGCGCGATCACCAGGTAGACGAAGGCCGACGCCAGGAAACGGTGTGTCCCCGTCAGCCGCCGTACCCCGAGCGGGCGCACGGTCTCCTGGCCGTAGGAGCGGACCGTTGAGTACCAGCGCTGGATCAGGAGCGCTCCGACACACACCACGAGCAACACCACCGACAGGGCGCTCGCGGTCCTGTAGTCACCGGCGGACGTCTCGTTGATGAACTCCCCGTAGATCAGGCGAGGGAAGACCCGAATGTTCTGGCCGATGATGGCGGGCGTGCCGATGTCGGAGAAGGACGTCACGAAGACCAGCAGGGCTCCGGTCGAGACGCCGGGCGCGATGAGTGGCAGGATCGCCGTGGTCACGACCTGGAACGGGCGGCGGCCCAGGCTGATGGCCGCGTCCTCGATGCTCTGGTCGACCGTGCGCAGCGCGGAGCTCACCATGAGGAAGACGAACGGGAGGCCCTGGAGCGTCAGCACCAGGATGAGCCCGGGCCATCCGTACACCGTAGGCGGGGAGAACCCGATCGCGGCGAAGGGCACACGCAGGACCCCGCTCTCCCCCAGCAGCAGGACCCAGGAGTAGGCCCCGATGAAGGGCGGAGAGATGAACGTCAGGACGACCGCCGCCCGGATGAACAGCTTGCCCGGGATGTTGAACCGGGTGACGCAGTAGGCGAGGGGAACACCGACGAGCAGGGCGGCCACGGTCGCGCACGCCCCGAGCAGGAGACTGTTGAGCAGCGCCTCGTAGTAGTAGGGGACGGTGAACAACTCACGGTAGATGTCGAGCACGGTCTTGTCACTGACGGTGTCCGTCAGCATGCTCGATATCACCAGGTTGAGTAGCGGATACACCAGGAACGCGAGGAACAGCAGGATCGCGGCGACGGAGATGCCGCCCCAGAAGTTCGGCCGGGGCAACCATGGGAGTCGCGGTGGGGCGTCGGCGGGACGCTCGATGGTCAAAGTTCCCCCTCCTCCTCCACGCCGGGGAAGACCATGACCCGCGTCTCGTCGACACGAACGGCGAGAGGCGAACCGACCTCCACTCCTCGGGGGACCGCGCTGTGGTCGAGCTGCAGCGACACGGTGCGGTCCAGCCCGATGTCCAACTCGAACCGGACGTAGGGTCCGTAGTAGAAGCGCGAGACCACGTGGCCGCGCAGGACGTTTCCGCCGCCCCGCACCGCCACGTCGTCGCGTCGTTCCACCGCACCGGCCGGCACGGTCGCCTCATCCGGCCCATCCGACTCGTCCACGGTGTCCACGGTGTCGGTCCGGTCCGCGGCGCCGCGGGTGTCGGCCATGTCCGGTGTGGGGGGCGTGTCGACGGTGTCCGTGGTCTCGTCCGCGCGTACGTCCTGGGGACGGAACCCGAGCCACACGTCACCGGCGAGGCCGGCACCGGCGCCTCTCGCGCGTAACGTTCCGGCGTCCCCGAAGCTCACCGTTGAGGTGTCTCCGTCCGCCCGGGCGGACCCCCGCAGGAACGTGCCCTCACCGATGAACTCCGCGACGCGCAGGGACACGGGCGTCTCGTAGATCTCCTCCGGCGTTCCGACCTGCAGGATTCTGCCGGCGCTCATCACCGCGATCCGGTCGGAGAGGCTCAGCGCCTCGTCCTGGTCGTGCGTGACGTAGATCGTCGTGATACCCAGCTTCGCCTGGAGGTCCTTGAGGTCGTGGCGCAGCCGCACCCGCAGTTTCGCGTCGAGGTTGGCCAGGGGCTCGTCCATCAGGAGCACGCGCGGCCGGGCGACCAGGGCCCGGGCGATCACCACGCGCTGTTGCTGCCCGCCTGAGAGTTGTCGCGGGGAACGCTTCTCGTATCCCGCGAGGTCGACGAGCTCCAGTGCCTCGAGGATCCGGTCCTTCGCCTCCTGGCCTCGGATACCGCGGCTCTTCAGGGCGTAGGCGACGTTCCCCCAGACGCTGAGGTGGGGGAAGATCGCGTAGCTCTGGAAAACCATCCCGGTGTCACGTTTGTGTGCGGGAACCCGGTCGATGAGGGTGTCACCGATCCGGATGTG is part of the Spiractinospora alimapuensis genome and harbors:
- a CDS encoding glycerophosphodiester phosphodiesterase family protein; protein product: MALRNVILSNVAVAAATLAFAVPMNNEGPDEPEESSTASHPGGGPRSGPWIVAHRGSPRVAPEQTEPAYTSAIEEGADVLEGDVQLTADGELVLVHDDSLTRNTNVKEEFPDRDPWNVGDLTLEEIKSLDAGSWFDDRFAGERILTVEELLELNDGEVGITLELKAPENSPGVATELANLLEEYDLTDDDRTRTGAYEIMVHSRGQDALREFADVLPDVPLVYLTGGPMLEDEELAELSEWTMGVFADPRATRASDIQRATDHGLQVYADPVDSPEQVRMAVDQGYTWILTNQPETALQARDKPQHDPHPNDVLVDHVLENPPGDDVQPENGEHVTLRNTTDEPVDISGHYLRDQAGNTVLFMGDDSTIEAGSLFRVYVGPGTNRPDAYYNGYDTGMLNNTRGDTITYYNDDHEIVDTFSYIVPR
- a CDS encoding GntR family transcriptional regulator produces the protein MPQAEHPLPMSLFADVDRSSPVPLYVQIASRLEQAIHDRTLPPGARLENELSLCQRLGFSRPTVRRAIQDLVDKGLLVRRRGIGTQVVAGQLTPRKVALTSLYEDLATSGRDPRTTVLTHEITTPSEEVAATLGTRGAVLRIRRLRSAGDVPLAVLEHFLPSTVDAPTPAELETRGLYQVLRARGVTIQVARQRIGARAATKEESGLLEVDTHGPVLTAQRTAFNSVGTAVAFGRHAYRPDLYSFETTLVN
- a CDS encoding ABC transporter ATP-binding protein, giving the protein MQAQTATVELERVQVRFGDTTAVHQADLRVKSGEFFTLLGPSGCGKTTLLRAVAGFTTQTSGHIRIGDTLIDRVPAHKRDTGMVFQSYAIFPHLSVWGNVAYALKSRGIRGQEAKDRILEALELVDLAGYEKRSPRQLSGGQQQRVVIARALVARPRVLLMDEPLANLDAKLRVRLRHDLKDLQAKLGITTIYVTHDQDEALSLSDRIAVMSAGRILQVGTPEEIYETPVSLRVAEFIGEGTFLRGSARADGDTSTVSFGDAGTLRARGAGAGLAGDVWLGFRPQDVRADETTDTVDTPPTPDMADTRGAADRTDTVDTVDESDGPDEATVPAGAVERRDDVAVRGGGNVLRGHVVSRFYYGPYVRFELDIGLDRTVSLQLDHSAVPRGVEVGSPLAVRVDETRVMVFPGVEEEGEL
- a CDS encoding inositol monophosphatase family protein, with protein sequence MTMTDVDELRKIAVEVAVAGANRAAELRRRGVTVAASKKSPEDIVTQADREVEELIRSEVTAARPDDGFCGEESPAVTGTSGLHWLVDPIDGTVNYLYGQSPCSVSVAVVEGEPEPTTWRALAASVVNIDSGEVYSAARGRGAELDGRPLSVGTNDNPSLALVATGFGYFPEERMRQAEVIRNLVGVVRDLRRVGSAALDLCAVGAGRLDMFYERGLNAWDIAAGTLVAQEAGAKVLGLDGEAASPAMIIATNLALARSLGPRIVEWHREAGLITD
- a CDS encoding ABC transporter permease yields the protein MTIERPADAPPRLPWLPRPNFWGGISVAAILLFLAFLVYPLLNLVISSMLTDTVSDKTVLDIYRELFTVPYYYEALLNSLLLGACATVAALLVGVPLAYCVTRFNIPGKLFIRAAVVLTFISPPFIGAYSWVLLLGESGVLRVPFAAIGFSPPTVYGWPGLILVLTLQGLPFVFLMVSSALRTVDQSIEDAAISLGRRPFQVVTTAILPLIAPGVSTGALLVFVTSFSDIGTPAIIGQNIRVFPRLIYGEFINETSAGDYRTASALSVVLLVVCVGALLIQRWYSTVRSYGQETVRPLGVRRLTGTHRFLASAFVYLVIALACLPILTVIVTSFLRTEKSVITPEFTLDGYLNAPRLLSSLTNTLLFTTVATVVCVFAGCLIGYVIARRTNRLGPVIDVFSMIPYAVAGVVLGLAFSLTFGGSPYFLAGTMTILVLAYFIRRLPYSIRSVTGMLSQIGRQTEEASVNLGVPPGQTFWRITFPMMMPAVVSGALITWATIAREFNATIILYGSSTQTMSVEVFREVIAGNFGNASVVGTVLIAVSLVPIVILFKVLGKDEDFLV